Proteins encoded in a region of the Pelmatolapia mariae isolate MD_Pm_ZW linkage group LG6, Pm_UMD_F_2, whole genome shotgun sequence genome:
- the tmem176 gene encoding transmembrane protein 176, with protein MAVSVSRDLTVRVLDDPNTLKLAERQQALKIAIQKGEPKCLGVSQVMLGLMVMSYSIPLLFTEFTEVVTLGVPWWSGLMFITAGGIAIFLDKHCTMKILQLCLMISMVSVMLSVVAVIIYSVDMNKNPEEPCTKTTEYKRCDEKHYETRLSRGVKSSLLVFTLAQTVIAVILCVLLFKQRRSFVSYTPLGEAAPPTSTLLTSPDLN; from the exons ATGGCAGTGTCAGTCTCCAGGGATCTCACAGTACGGGTGCTGGACGACCCGAATACTCTCAAGCTTGCTGAGAGACAGCAGGCACTGAAGATTGCCATCCAGAAAGGAGAACCCAAATGTCTGGGG GTTAGTCAGGTGATGCTAGGACTGATGGTCATGTCCTACTCCATTCCTCTGCTCTTCACTGAGTTCACAGAGGTGGTCACCCTGGGAGTTCCTTGGTGGAGCGGCCTGAtg TTCATCACAGCAGGAGGAATCGCAATATTCTTGGACAAACACTGCACCATGAAGATT CTGCAGCTGTGTCTCATGATAAGCATGGTGTCTGTTATGCTGTCAGTGGTGGCTGTGATCATCTACTCTGTGGACATGAACAAGAATCCTGAGGAGCCTTGTACCAAAACTACAGAATACAAAAGATGTGACGAAAAGCACTACGAGACG AGGCTGAGCAGGGGAGTGAAGTCGTCCCTCCTTGTCTTCACTCTGGCCCAGACAGTCATCGCTGTCATTCTCTGTGTCCTTCTCTTCAAGCAGAGGCGTAGCTTTGTATCATACACT cctcTCGGTGAAGCAGCTCCACCCACTTCAACACTGCTTACATCCCCCGACCTGAACTGA
- the stx3a gene encoding syntaxin-3 isoform X1: MKDRLAQLKEKSDAGGDDIEVPVESEAFMDDFFAQIEDIRSSIDKIDESVTEIKKLYSTILSAPTSDQKTQDDVEALTNEIKKSANNARNKLKSIERQLESNADERASADLRIRKSQHAILAKQFVEVMTKYNEAQVDFRDKSKGRIARQLEITGKTTTDEELDEMLEGGNSAVFTAGIMDSKINQQALNEIEARHKDIMRLESSIKELHDMFVDIAMLVENQGGMIDRIESNMDQSVGFVERAVADTKKAAKYQQEARRKQMMIFCCCVILAVVLGSFVYSFIK; encoded by the exons ATGAAAGACCGACTGGCTCAGCTGAAGGAG AAGAGCGATGCAGGTGGTGATGATATTGAGGTTCCTGTGGAGAGTGAGGCTTTCATGGATGATTTCTTTGCTCAG aTTGAAGACATCCGCAGCAGTATTGACAAGATTGACGAGAGTGTTACAGAAATCAAAAAACTCTACTCCACCATCCTGTCTGCCCCGACCTCCGACCAGA AAACACAGGATGATGTCGAGGCCCTCACCAATGAGATTAAAAAGTCAGCCAACAACGCAAGAAACAAACTGAAGA GTATCGAGCGCCAGCTGGAGTCAAACGCAGATGAGAGGGCCTCGGCCGACCTCAGGATACGCAAGTCACAG CACGCAATTCTGGCCAAACAGTTTGTAGAGGTGATGACAAAGTACAACGAGGCTCAGGTGGACTTCAGAGACAAGAGCAAGGGACGGATCGCCCGCCAGCTGGAGATCA CTGGAAAAACAACGACTGATGAGGAGCTGGATGAGATGCTGGAGGGAGGAAACTCTGCTGTCTTCACAGCAGGG ATCATGGACTCTAAGATCAACCAGCAGGCCCTGAATGAGATCGAGGCTCGTCACAAAGACATCATGAGGCTGGAGAGCAGCATTAAAGAACTCCACGACATGTTTGTTGATATTGCCATGCTGGTTGAGAACCAG GGTGGGATGATTGACAGAATCGAAAGCAACATGGACCAGTCGGTGGGCTTTGTAGAGAGAGCCGTGGCCGACACCAAGAAGGCTGCCAAATACCAGCAGGAGGCACGCAGG AAACAAATGAtgatcttctgctgctgcgTGATTTTGGCTGTCGTCCTCGGTTCATTTGTCTACAGCTTCATCAAATAG
- the stx3a gene encoding syntaxin-3 isoform X2, whose product MTKYNEAQVDFRDKSKGRIARQLEITGKTTTDEELDEMLEGGNSAVFTAGIMDSKINQQALNEIEARHKDIMRLESSIKELHDMFVDIAMLVENQGGMIDRIESNMDQSVGFVERAVADTKKAAKYQQEARRKQMMIFCCCVILAVVLGSFVYSFIK is encoded by the exons ATGACAAAGTACAACGAGGCTCAGGTGGACTTCAGAGACAAGAGCAAGGGACGGATCGCCCGCCAGCTGGAGATCA CTGGAAAAACAACGACTGATGAGGAGCTGGATGAGATGCTGGAGGGAGGAAACTCTGCTGTCTTCACAGCAGGG ATCATGGACTCTAAGATCAACCAGCAGGCCCTGAATGAGATCGAGGCTCGTCACAAAGACATCATGAGGCTGGAGAGCAGCATTAAAGAACTCCACGACATGTTTGTTGATATTGCCATGCTGGTTGAGAACCAG GGTGGGATGATTGACAGAATCGAAAGCAACATGGACCAGTCGGTGGGCTTTGTAGAGAGAGCCGTGGCCGACACCAAGAAGGCTGCCAAATACCAGCAGGAGGCACGCAGG AAACAAATGAtgatcttctgctgctgcgTGATTTTGGCTGTCGTCCTCGGTTCATTTGTCTACAGCTTCATCAAATAG
- the tmem109 gene encoding voltage-gated monoatomic cation channel TMEM109, whose amino-acid sequence MQELRDTLADLAEQGTTYLGRLVGEQTLLSVQKAFSQVLAVVAGSVAGALNVLLHYISQLLQASGIQVSLPTNKVTPEGLIFVIQWVLAALICYWLISLAFRLVASTLMCALWFLKVGVALTCFVLILSDYNVGTEVMAIRLAVLLCVCVLLDVRTWGSSSAANQTARLEEQVKILERRLREMERWTRTEE is encoded by the exons ATGCAGGAACTCCGGGACACCCTGGCCGACTTGGCCGAGCAGGGCACGACCTACCTGGGCAGGCTGGTCGGAGAACAGACGCTGCTGTCGGTGCAGAAG GCTTTCTCTCAGGTCCTGGCTGTGGTTGCAGGCAGTGTGGCCGGTGCTCTCAATGTCCTGCTGCACTACATCTCACAGTTACTGCAGGCCTCTGGGATCCAAG TTAGCCTTCCTACCAACAAAGTGACCCCAGAGGGCCTGATCTTCGTCATTCAGTGGGTCCTCGCAGCTCTCATCTGCTACTGGCTGATTTCTCTTGCCTTCCGATTGGTTGCTTCCACTCTGATGTGCGCCCTGTGGTTTCTGAAAGTCGGAGTCGCTTTAACCTGTTTTGTGCTCATCCTGAGCGACTACAACGTGGGCACGGAGGTGATGGCCATCCGACTGGCTGTCCTGCTGTGTGTCTGCGTCCTGCTGGACGTCAGGACTTGGGGAAGTTCCAGTGCGGCTAATCAAACTGCTCGCCTCGAGGAGCAGGTGAAGATCCTGGAGAGACGGCTGAGGGAGATGGAGAGGTGGACGAGGACAGAAGAGTGA